CCAGATTCTCTTGTGAGATGCAAGGTCAGGGTAGCAGAAGTCACAGAAAATTAGCACTTAAGGTCCTTTCCATTGCAGAAGAACCTTGTTTTCGAAGGGCAGGGAGTTTGCAGAATGGAAGAAAGAGCTCCAGATCTGAGAGTCCTTCCAGTGGATCCTTCCTGGTGCCTCCCTGGGCTGAGCCCTGTGTGTGCGCTGCAGCCCCAGACTGAGCCTCAGGCAACCCCTCCTGTGCAAGGCTGTCTGGGAAGGGCTCTTTTTCCTCGTGTGGGGGCCGGAAACTGTCGGCCACcctggggggcggtggggagggctCGCTTATGTCTAGCACAAATGTGGCCTCTGCCCCTGTGGGGCTGATGCTGGACCCCTGGGATGGCGCTCTGATGGGTGGCCTCGCACCCGCGCAGAATGTGCAGTGAACGTTAGGCCCTGTAGGTCCGGAGTCAGCTCCACGCCGCCCTCCTGGCATGCTGACAGCGCAGCTTCTAATAACTCGGTTTTCAACAGTGCTCAGCATTCATCCgcctccacatccagtgtggacAGTAGATGACGCCAGGCACTGGTGGTGTTGGTCCAGGTGCGAGGGACGAGACCCGCGGCCCTTCTCATTGGCGGGGCTTGGGGACAGCGGTGGAGGCGGTGCCACGTGTGTTCCCAGGAAGCGGAGTGGTGGTGTTTGCATGGGAGCCCAGgtgcccagggctggaggagggcagaTGCAGATGGGGAGCCACGCCGCACACAGACTGTGGCAGGAAGTGGGGTCTGTGCGCGCCAGAACAAGCGGGCTAAGCGTGCGCAGCACTCCCTGTGGGAGGATGGCAGGGCGCAGTGTCTACACGCACCCAGGCGGGCCGGCATGCCTGAAGTTACAGTGTACTTGTCAGTTACACTGCGGTAAACCAGGAAAGAAATCCAGACAAAACAGGAACTTGCGATCATCagtccttttccctttctctccgcCTACCTTCCACCTCCCTGTGTCCTTCCCTCCAGCCCACCCAGCAGGTGCATGCGGACAGACGGGAAGCTGCTCACAGGTTCACAGTGGAGACAGCCCACCATGGTGGGGTTGCTGCcctggggtcctgagaccaagagagagatggagagacagagacatagagagacagacggagagagacagagagactgagagacagagatagagacaaagaCACAGACTGAGATAGAGactgagacacagacacagacacagaaatagacacaaagagatcgagagacagagacacagagacagagacatacagagacacagagactgagacagagagacTAAGAGGGACAGAGACTAAGACTGAGACACAAAGAGActgtgacagagacagacacagaaacagagagatacACAGAGATGGAGGCAGCCCCTTAACTGATGCTGCAGCAGTGTCAGAGCCTCCACTGTTGCCCCGTGTTCAACTCTGGGCTTCAGGGTGAGCACGTCACAGCCCCGCCGTCTGGGCTGCCCAGAGTGGCCACCGCGTGTGGGTTACAGTTCACAGAAGTCAAAGAAAACCTGCAGTCAGGCCGGCCGGCACCGAGGGCCCAGCGGACATTCGCCTCAGCCGAGGTCGTGAGGATCAGAGTCCCGGGGACCCGTGACATTGAGTGAGGACAGACAAGGGTCTGGCCTGGTCCGAGGGGTCTGGGAGGCCGCCTGACAGCCCCGTTCACCGAGGCTGGTGGGGcgaggggaggccaggctgcaggcCCCGCTGTGTGGACGTGCAGGcgcttcaggaggcagagctgtgaCTGCCTGAGGACGGGCGTGAGAGGCAGGTCAAGGGGTCAAGCTTGAGGTGTGGGTGGTGGCACCACGGTGGTGTGGCGGCCCTAACGTATCACAGAAATGTCATCTGTCTCCATGAGCAGACGGGGCTTCCTCCCGTCAGCGGCACTGGCGGCTGTCTCCTATGCGCTGGTGTGCCCCGCCATGGCCTGTCCCGCCTGCGTCCCCTGCTCCTTTGTGAGGGCTCGGGAGCTGCCCCTGTCCCACACACGAGCCTCCTCGGGCTGACAGAAATGGCCCAGCCAGAGGTTATCATGAAATATTTAGACaatacaaaattatgaaaacatttttaaaggttatgggtaaaaaaaaaatttattcttttttgaccAAGAGATAAGAAGAAAGAACCAGATCATTACTGTTGTGGTTAATCAGTTTCTTTTCCCATAAAGAAATACTTTCTACATAGATCTTTGCATCAAAAGTATAAGTGCCAAGCCAGATGCTGGTAGGATTCTGTATGCAATTTATacattgattctttcttctgtgctACCACagactaatttaaaatttaactatGCCTCAGTGTCTTCTTGTCGAATAATTCTTACTGTCCACTCTTCTTTGCTAACCCTGAGGACATTATCGCAGTCAGCCCAGCAAAGACCGGACGCCTCTGATGAGACTTTGCAGAAACCATCgggtgtgtaagtgtgtgtgtcaCGGGTGTGTTTCCGCTGAGATGGAGAGGATTTGTCTGAGAGAGGTTTCTGCTCGGGGGGCTCACGGACAAAGCGTCTGTGTCGGTCACGCGGGAAATGTGGCCCGGAGACTGTgctgcatttccttcctcttgagtCATTGCTACCCCTGCCTTCCATCCAGGACTTTGTGGGGTTTGTTGTGTTTTTACTCCCACCCCCAAGGAGACTTTCTTCCTTCATCTCATATATGAAAATTTTTCACCAACATCTTTTCTTCTCGGTTGTCAAATGTGTGTGCCTGGCCGTGGAGCTCTCACAGCCTTCGTAGCAGCATTGGGTATGCTCTTCTTCTGTTTGAGCTCATACGTAAGATATTCCACTCCGTACTTCATTTTCCAGAAGCGTTAGGAACTCTTTGCCACCCGATAGCTTGAGGACCTGGGAGTGGGAAGAACCTTGCATGCACAACTGCAGGTGGGGATGTCCGGAGCGCCACCTGGCCCATGGCCACCTGCACCCTGTgggcactcccccccccccccgagtctAGCTAGCGTGCTGGGTGTGGGCTTACAGTACCTTCCTGTGTGTTGTTTTCCTTGTACAAagtacacgcatgcacacacacacacacacacacacagctgcccCTGTGGAAAAGTGTGATGTACTGATGGTTTCATGGCCTCTTTGCTGCCTCCCTCTTAAAACAGCAGATCAGTTGTGTGCTTGTGCTCAGCCCCTGGAAGGAGAAATAAGCCTCCGAGTACGAGCATGGCAGGTGGCAAGGCTGGGGAAGCTTGAAGGAAGACGCTCTTCGCGAAGACcccagagaagggggagaagctCTGGGCGTGGCGCGCCAGCACGGCCGGTTCCAGTCCCTGTCATGCCGTCACACAGCTGCCTGGAGCTCGGCGCCAAGCAGCGCTGTCCAGGAGATTGAGAAGCCAGGCCACCTTGAGGGACCTCCATGTGGGCACGAATGAGACATTTCCAGCTAAGTCAGAGGGCAGAGTGCAGCCCTGGAGTAGAACGTATAGGGAACGAGGTTTTCATTCAGCATAGTGACCGTGTGGATGGTTACAATAAAGTCCGCCCTGTGCCGCGCCTCACACACGTCACACACGTCACACACACTTGAACTCCTCACAATAACCCACCGCGGGTGGGGGATGTTGCTGGGAAGCAAGAACCCCCAACACGAGACTTGTTGGCCAGTGTCGCGCTCCCGGGTCCGCTCGGCCTGAGGAGTCGCTGGCTGGCGCTGACCCGGTCCGTGCCGCCTCTGAGGGGGTACACCCACGGCCCCTGTGTGCAGGACTCCCACGGTGACTGTTTCAGCTCCGTGACCCCCCCCACTGCCGTCCTCGAGCCCTGTTCTGACGCCACGCTCTCGTTGGAGGCCTGCGGGGTGCGTCCATGGCACACCGCCCACCCATTGCCGCTGACCACGAGCCCAAAGTCCATCCTCATTTCAAAATGTGACCTCGTGCCGATTCACACGGGCAAGGCGCCGCTATTTATGACTTGCTCTCCCATCCAAGTAACTCTTAGAAGGCGCCAAAGtacaattttcaaaaataggAATTAATGTGTTTTCCCCAAGGCCACCCGCCTGAAATTTTACTCCCAATAAAATCACAACAGCACTTACATCcctgaaatctcaccatttgtcATGACTGTAGCAACGGAGAATGTGTGCTATATCCGTATCCGTGTGGGCCTCTCTGGAAGAACAAGGCCGCCGCTCATTACGTAAGGGTAAGTCCCAGGTTCCTCAATCACGTAGATACTTGCGATAAAGTCGAGAATcactgaagaaaatgttttaaattcctttcctACTGAATCTGTAAGATTCTAATGGAAAACTTGGCCTAATATGTTTGGTTCCGTTGTACAGAAAACAGTTgtgtttgaatttttgtttttatagatgaggagctCCATGACCAACCAAagagaagaagagcaagaaagcATAAATCCAGGAAAAGTTTTAAGAATCCCAATAACGATCATGCAGAACAAGCAGAATTCGAGAAACGGCAGAGTCTTTTACAAGAAAAACTGCAGCCACGGCCCACAGATGGCCCCAcaatcagtaaaaataaaaagaggaaactgaagaagAAGGAgcagatgaagaggaagaaagcGGCTGGTTTAAGGACGACAGCCTCTGGCAGCAACTTCATGTACCAGCCTGAGGAGGGCGACAGCGAGCAAGGAGGCCCGAGAGAGAGTGACCGGGAGGATGCGGAGGACCATGGGGAGGATGGTGCCGATGCCCACCGGGAGGACGGTCCAGACGCCTGCAGGGAGCACAGCACAGATGCCCGTGGGGAGCACCGTACAGACGCCAATGAGGAAGACGTTAAAAGTACCAATGAAAAGGCGGATGGTATCCTAAACTTTCTGAAATCAAcacaagaaatttatttttatgatggtaggtttttttactgtttttttatgaTGGTAGGTTTTTTACTCTATTTGAATAATGGTATCcacttatttggaaaaataaagaaatacagtaaaatatgtaaatgtttataaaacactgaaatattCAGTAGTCAAAATAAGTCATTAGTTTTGAGGCAAAGATCAGAATATTTAAAGTCCGTCCAGCAAGGATGGAGAATGGTTTCTGCTCGAGGCGTACCAGAGAACAGCGTGGTCCCCACGCAGAGCCGTGGCTCCTCACTGGCTGGTCTCTGCGTCTGTATTCCCTTAAACCCGATTTCAGAGGCTGTTGGTATTCTCAGCTCATCTCCACAGGAAAGGTAAATCCAGATTGCAGGTCTGATGAACTCCTGTCCATTTTCATCAGCTAATCAGGAAGTAAAAGTGTAAGCACAACCGTGTCCTCTAGGACATACTTTATTTTACTCCCCACACATAACTTGTGGATTTAAGATTTTCAGTGAGCATCTTTGAGCAACTCTGAGTATTGATACAGGAGATGAAAAAGGGAAGCAGATTTATTCTCGTGGATGGTAATTCCTTAGGTTTGTGTTGAGGTTTACTGACGGCTGACCTCAGGATCAGAAAGGAGCAGGTGCTGAGTCGCGCCGCTGTGTTCACACCAAGGACAAAGGCGCTTGGGATGAACCGTTGCCCATTCTGACGACGTTCCTATTGGAttcaggggctggggtgggtttAGTGTATCCTGATGCGAGCAAGAGTTTGACCTTATGAACAAGATTGAAAAATATTGGCTATAGGATGGTTTGGAGGGTAAGGAACTGATTTACACAAGGGTGTGAAAATGCCATTGTTAATAGATCAGTTTAACCCTTTCCCCTTTAGCACGTCTGTCAGCACTTTGTCTTAACAGAGCGAAAACAAACTTAACAAATATCCAAACGAGGCTAATAGGGACACATAGCTATCACGCAGCAGAGCCGGAGTCTCAGAAAGACCTCAGTACGGGATCTGTTGCATGTGAGTCTAGGAGATTCTGCGGAAAGGCGCCCAAGAGGGCAGACCCCAGAGGAGGTGACACCACAGAAGGGCTGAGCCAGCACTCCACAGCCTCCTTTCCCCTGGGGGCATCTGCTGGCCATGCATGTGGGCACTGGAGCGGGGTGCAGGGGAGCGCCGGCCGAGCCCTAGGAAGCTCACCCACGAGCACAGCTTCGGCAAGTGCAGGCCttgagaggggaaggggaggcccaGGGGCTGCCACCTCTGGTGCGGAAGGAGAGCCAGAGAAGCAGACACTCTGTGGGTCTCTCAAAACCTTTGCCAGATGCCACACTGTGGGGTGCAAGGTAGGGAGAAGCAAAGAACTTCGACAATATGGTGAACCTCTCAGCAGTTTTGGGGTGCTGACAGGGTTGGGAGGGATTGACCCCTCGAGCACTCCAGAGGGCCACACACTTGGAGCAGGGATGGGCAGGGGTGGCTGAGCCCGCCCTGTGTCAGCTCAGTCCCCGGAGGGGCAGGTTGGCCCAGACCACTGCCAGTCTCCATACTCACGCACTCAAATTTAGCAGGCAGAACCACGAGAAGAATGCGCAGGGGAGACATTGATATTATCAGGCATTGAAAGAGGTGTGATTAAGGTGCTCaaaaaaatagggagaaaaagGTGAAAAATTGGAGATTTTCACCAGATAGCTTCAATCTATTAAGACagtcaaatggaaattctgagaaatataataactgaaattaagacCTCAATGCTGAGTCCAAGAGTCTAAGCAGCGGGTCAGGCTCAGCATGAGGAAGAATCACTGGCCAGGAAGCATGCAGGATCGAACCTGCAGATGGGCGCTCGCGGACACCAGGGGGACAGGAATGGGTGTGACATGCATGTACTTGGAGTCCAGGATGGGGCGCAGGGGGCCGTGTGCAGAGCTAATAGTTGGGAGTTCATCACAATTGGGGAAGGCCATCAAGTCATAGACTCAGAATGCTGTGTGAACTCCAAGCGGGATCCATGCAGAAAAGAGCACACCCAACGCACTTGCCATTCAGTCGGAACAGGGGCAGGGACACTTGAGGCCGGTCTGCAGAGCCAGCCATGTCCCCACAGCCCTGCCGCCACCTAGGACTCCCAGTGGCATTTCTGGAAGGTGTTGCAGGAGGTGGAGGCACAGACAGAAGCAGGCCTCCACCAGCCTAAAGCAAGTTGTAGTTTGCTGTTTATTGTTCCCATTCTGCTCCCTGGTCTCTCCTGGCAGCTTCTTCCATCCCGAACAGCTCGTTCTGAGTAGAGACGTGATAGGTTGGAAGCTTACCTTCAGTTGACAAGAATAAACATGTGTTTCTACATGACCCTGGTTTTGCTTAGGTGCCTCCAAGGACGCAGACTCTGCTGTCTCCATGGAAGCCAGTCAGGAGCTGTTCCAGCACCTCGAGGATCACAGCATGTCCCCCTCCGATGTGCTCCTTGTGGATCACATGAAAACGCTATTACTCATGCGAGACACCGAGAGCCTGCTGCACGCCCTGGAGAGGTTCCCAGCATGCTGCACCATGCCACCTGGTACGTACAAGGCCACTGGGGTTTGCCTCTGAGACCCCACACTGCACCAGAACAGTCGGGGGGCAGAGCATCTGGGATGCGCGTGTGGCTTGTCAGGACACGGGAATGTGCTTGCCGGAAGCATGACTCACGTGATGGACACAGAAGGACCTGTGTCGTCTGATCTTCTCGACTGTGAGCTGTGAACCATTAGGGCCAAACGTCATCAGTTTAAATGTTcgcccttcccttcttccttctctgctgtACTGGTAGGAGGTTAACGTTTTTTCCGCCCTCTAAATATTTTGGAGAGAGGTGAATTACAGGATGATGTTTTTCTTGTTATCAACCTTTATTGGGTGCCCATTCCATGCAAATTGTCAGGTGCTGGGGCCAGCCGTGCTCAGGTCCTCCCAGCGCCATGGTGCTGACTTCACATTAGTAGCTCGAAATGGGCTGTGGGGGAAATACCAGGCCATGGGAGTGTGCAGACACCGAGTATCAGAAAATTGGGGCTTGTCCTAGAGAACCACCGTGCGGAGCCCACACCTGACCCACACGAGGCACATGGGACCTTTTCAGCTGAATGAATGGAGGGGTTCTGTTGACTTCGTGGGAATGTCATAGTGACCGTAATGACTGTTCCCACCCAGAAACCTCATGGTGCAGCTGAAAGGTCAGTGCT
The nucleotide sequence above comes from Ursus arctos isolate Adak ecotype North America unplaced genomic scaffold, UrsArc2.0 scaffold_27, whole genome shotgun sequence. Encoded proteins:
- the ERICH1 gene encoding glutamate-rich protein 1 isoform X1; the encoded protein is MAALRQHVFVEKVLRRLFPSVPCGQEKSAPVTPASDKPAGRVAAEKAPTLTDEDTEVPPRRRLYTVSLPPEGYVPTPPEPQGSPASEDTSSSDDAGGGCQLSDEELHDQPKRRRARKHKSRKSFKNPNNDHAEQAEFEKRQSLLQEKLQPRPTDGPTISKNKKRKLKKKEQMKRKKAAGLRTTASGSNFMYQPEEGDSEQGGPRESDREDAEDHGEDGADAHREDGPDACREHSTDARGEHRTDANEEDVKSTNEKADGILNFLKSTQEIYFYDGASKDADSAVSMEASQELFQHLEDHSMSPSDVLLVDHMKTLLLMRDTESLLHALERFPACCTMPPDHARVLSAFFNYWIRHILPEKQQE
- the ERICH1 gene encoding glutamate-rich protein 1 isoform X2 — encoded protein: MGETSVPVVAFLDRASQKPPKDEDTEVPPRRRLYTVSLPPEGYVPTPPEPQGSPASEDTSSSDDAGGGCQLSDEELHDQPKRRRARKHKSRKSFKNPNNDHAEQAEFEKRQSLLQEKLQPRPTDGPTISKNKKRKLKKKEQMKRKKAAGLRTTASGSNFMYQPEEGDSEQGGPRESDREDAEDHGEDGADAHREDGPDACREHSTDARGEHRTDANEEDVKSTNEKADGILNFLKSTQEIYFYDGASKDADSAVSMEASQELFQHLEDHSMSPSDVLLVDHMKTLLLMRDTESLLHALERFPACCTMPPDHARVLSAFFNYWIRHILPEKQQE